One window of Deltaproteobacteria bacterium genomic DNA carries:
- a CDS encoding N-acyl homoserine lactonase family protein codes for MLQRHARHRRGAPADGALPGARWSDAGRRAAPRLARRSARGVARVAVRLFALTCGWLTGPAGGFLAGATGRLRVPVPAFLIDHPGGKVLFDSGLHPDAGRDPQTRLGPAAHVFEVELRDGEDVAARLAALGVRPAEIRYLITSHLHFDHTGGHASIPNARVVVQRREWDAGHDTDLMARNFYDARNYDTGHEVLAVDGEHDLFGDGRVVCLPTYGHTPGHQSLRVRLGGGDVVLTADACYLRRTLEELHLPAIVHDPPAMLASLHRLRALQQAGARIFYGHDPEFWATVPQAPGEV; via the coding sequence GTGCTTCAACGGCACGCTCGGCACCGCCGCGGCGCGCCAGCGGATGGCGCGCTTCCTGGAGCTCGGTGGTCAGACGCGGGCCGTCGAGCTGCACCTCGGCTCGCTCGTCGATCGGCTCGCGGAGTAGCGCGCGTGGCCGTCCGGCTCTTCGCGCTCACCTGTGGGTGGCTGACCGGCCCGGCGGGCGGGTTCCTCGCCGGCGCGACGGGCCGTCTCCGCGTCCCCGTGCCGGCCTTCCTGATCGACCATCCCGGCGGCAAGGTGCTCTTCGACAGCGGCCTCCACCCCGATGCCGGGCGCGATCCTCAGACACGGCTCGGTCCCGCCGCGCACGTCTTCGAGGTGGAGCTCCGGGACGGAGAGGACGTCGCGGCGCGCCTCGCCGCGCTCGGCGTCCGTCCGGCAGAGATCCGGTACCTGATCACCTCCCACCTGCACTTCGACCACACGGGCGGCCACGCTTCGATCCCGAACGCGCGGGTCGTCGTGCAGCGCCGGGAATGGGACGCGGGCCACGACACCGACCTCATGGCACGCAACTTCTACGACGCGCGCAACTACGACACGGGGCACGAGGTGCTCGCGGTCGACGGCGAGCACGACCTCTTCGGCGACGGCCGCGTCGTCTGCCTGCCAACCTACGGCCACACCCCCGGCCACCAGTCGCTCCGCGTCCGGCTCGGCGGTGGCGACGTGGTGCTCACCGCCGACGCCTGCTACCTCCGGCGCACGCTCGAGGAGCTGCACCTCCCCGCGATCGTCCACGACCCGCCGGCGATGCTCGCATCGCTGCATCGCCTGCGGGCGCTCCAGCAGGCCGGAGCCCGAATCTTCTACGGCCACGACCCCGAATTCTGGGCGACGGTGCCGCAGGCACCGGGCGAAGTTTGA
- a CDS encoding SAM-dependent methyltransferase yields the protein MEAFRMTAMAFGNVIAQAVYVAARLGIADLLEAGPKSVDELARASGAHAPSLGRLLRALASFDVFVAEETTGRYALNPLGATLLSARPGSVRDAVLMAGDALFNRPCGEMTQSVVTGEPAFERVFGARFFDYLARHPEAAAVFDTGMAMFSEMENTPIAAAYDFSAFARVIDVGGGRGGFLAAILRAHPDVRGALYDLPHVVKEATVLDAPDLRGRTSRLGGDFLQSVPALFDAYVLKRVLHDWDDDTCVAILRRCREGLPAAGRVLAIDAVVRPGNEPDPSKVSDLLMMILCPGRERTEGEFAAVYAAAGLRLTRVVPTPTPLSIVEGAPA from the coding sequence ATGGAAGCGTTCCGCATGACGGCGATGGCCTTCGGCAACGTCATCGCGCAGGCGGTGTACGTCGCCGCCCGACTCGGGATCGCCGACCTGCTCGAGGCGGGCCCGAAGAGCGTCGACGAGCTCGCCCGCGCCAGCGGGGCCCATGCCCCCTCCCTCGGTCGCCTGCTGCGCGCGCTCGCGAGCTTCGACGTGTTCGTCGCGGAGGAGACCACGGGCCGCTACGCGCTCAACCCCCTCGGCGCCACGCTCCTCTCGGCGAGGCCCGGCTCCGTGCGCGACGCCGTCCTCATGGCCGGCGACGCGCTCTTCAACCGGCCGTGCGGCGAGATGACCCAGAGCGTCGTCACCGGCGAGCCCGCCTTCGAGCGCGTCTTCGGCGCGCGCTTCTTCGACTACCTCGCGCGCCACCCGGAGGCGGCCGCCGTCTTCGACACCGGCATGGCGATGTTCTCGGAGATGGAGAACACCCCGATCGCCGCGGCCTACGACTTCTCCGCCTTCGCCCGCGTGATCGACGTCGGCGGCGGGCGTGGCGGCTTCCTCGCCGCGATCCTGCGGGCGCATCCCGACGTACGCGGCGCCCTCTACGACCTGCCGCACGTCGTGAAGGAGGCGACGGTCCTCGACGCCCCGGACCTCCGCGGGCGTACCAGCCGTCTCGGGGGCGATTTCCTCCAGTCGGTGCCGGCGCTGTTCGACGCCTACGTCCTGAAGCGCGTCCTGCACGACTGGGACGACGACACGTGCGTCGCCATCCTCCGGCGCTGCCGGGAAGGCCTGCCGGCGGCGGGACGGGTGCTGGCGATCGACGCCGTGGTGCGACCCGGGAACGAGCCGGACCCGAGCAAGGTCTCCGACCTGCTCATGATGATCCTCTGTCCGGGCCGCGAGCGGACCGAGGGGGAGTTCGCCGCGGTCTACGCCGCCGCGGGCCTGCGGCTCACGCGCGTGGTGCCGACCCCCACGCCGCTCTCGATCGTCGAGGGAGCGCCGGCTTAA